CGATGCCGACCTGCGGCGGCACGGGCTGCCGCTGGAACGTGTAGTCGCTGCGATCGTTTGGCTGCTCGACAACACCATGATCCGCATCGGCAATGCCGCCTATGCCCGCGACAACAAGAGTTTCGGCCTAACCACTCTGCGCGACCGCCATGTCGAAATCACCGGCTCCAGCCTGCGCTTCGCCTTCAAGGGCAAATCCGGCAAGGAATGGAAGCTGAAGCTGGTCGATCGCCGCATAGCAAAGATCGTGCGCGGCGCGCAGGACCTGCCCGGCCAGAAATTGTTCCAATATCTCGACGAAGACGGCGATCGGCGGCCGTTGCGGTCGGAGGACGTCAACCGCTACCTCCGCGAGGCGTCCGGCCCGGAGTTCAGCTCCAAGCATTTCCGCACCTGGGGTGGCACCATTCATGCGGTAGCGCTGTTTGCGCAAGCGGAGCTCCCAGAAAGCATGACCCAGCGAAAGCGGGTGATGAACGGCATCGTCGACAAGGTTGCTGAACGGCTCGGCAACACGCGAGCCGTCTGCCGCCGGTGCTACATCCACCCGCTCGTCTTCGAGGCGTGGGCGCAAGGCACGCTGCTCAGCGAAATGACCGAGGCCAACAAGCGAAAGCGTCTCATACCGGGCCTCGACGAGGAGGAGACGCTGGTGCTCAGATGGCTCGAGGCGCGCGGAGCCTGACGAACGGTAGGCGGCCGAGGGTAAGCCCGTGATCGCCCTACAAATATTTTTATCGACGTTGTGTCGGGAAGGGTCCTACTGTCGCGTCCTTTGATACGGAAAGGACCAG
The window above is part of the Mesorhizobium sp. WSM4904 genome. Proteins encoded here:
- a CDS encoding DNA topoisomerase IB, which produces MLQRSHPSPGRSASADEARENGAQNSAERASLSYVSDADPGIRRLRKGKGFRYVDPNGKPVTAPTLDRIKAIVIPPAWTDVWISPDPNGHIQATGRDQRRRKQYRYHPQWTEERDGVKFSSLVAFAEALPNLRRRIDADLRRHGLPLERVVAAIVWLLDNTMIRIGNAAYARDNKSFGLTTLRDRHVEITGSSLRFAFKGKSGKEWKLKLVDRRIAKIVRGAQDLPGQKLFQYLDEDGDRRPLRSEDVNRYLREASGPEFSSKHFRTWGGTIHAVALFAQAELPESMTQRKRVMNGIVDKVAERLGNTRAVCRRCYIHPLVFEAWAQGTLLSEMTEANKRKRLIPGLDEEETLVLRWLEARGA